A region of Pseudomonas sp. Marseille-Q3773 DNA encodes the following proteins:
- the ubiX gene encoding flavin prenyltransferase UbiX, which yields MSGPERITLAMTGASGAQYGLRLLDCLVREDREVHFLISKAAQLVMATETDVVLPAKPQAMQAFLTEYTGAADGQIRVYGKEDWMSPVASGSGAPAAMVVVPCSTGTLSAIATGACNNLIERAADVTLKERRQLILVPREAPFSTIHLENMLKLSQMGAIILPAAPGFYHQPQTIDDLVDFVVARILNLLNIPQDMLPRWGEHHYGVDD from the coding sequence GTGAGCGGGCCGGAACGCATCACCTTGGCCATGACGGGCGCCTCTGGCGCCCAGTATGGCCTGCGCCTGCTCGACTGCCTGGTGCGTGAGGACCGCGAGGTGCACTTCCTGATCTCCAAGGCCGCGCAACTGGTGATGGCCACCGAGACGGACGTGGTGCTGCCGGCCAAACCACAGGCGATGCAGGCCTTCCTCACCGAATATACCGGCGCTGCCGACGGGCAGATCCGCGTGTATGGCAAGGAAGACTGGATGTCGCCGGTGGCCTCCGGCTCCGGCGCCCCGGCGGCGATGGTGGTGGTGCCCTGTTCCACCGGCACCCTGTCGGCGATCGCCACCGGCGCCTGCAACAACCTGATCGAGCGTGCTGCCGACGTTACCCTCAAGGAGCGCCGCCAGCTGATCCTGGTGCCGCGCGAAGCGCCGTTCTCTACCATTCATCTGGAGAACATGCTCAAGCTGTCGCAGATGGGCGCAATCATCCTGCCGGCCGCGCCAGGCTTCTATCACCAGCCGCAGACCATCGACGACCTGGTCGACTTTGTCGTAGCGCGCATTCTCAACCTGCTGAACATTCCCCAGGACATGTTGCCGCGTTGGGGCGAGCACCACTACGGAGTGGATGATTGA
- a CDS encoding YceK/YidQ family lipoprotein, producing MRRMVCGVLALGLLSGCATVRTLDANKPGAPVVYAGTRLDLYVMDGGCCPRDHYGADAPAYPGLDLPGSLLLDTLLLPLSLLTAAGVGFQATGGL from the coding sequence TTGAGGCGCATGGTGTGTGGCGTATTGGCACTAGGGCTGCTGAGTGGTTGCGCCACGGTGCGGACGCTGGATGCCAACAAGCCTGGGGCGCCGGTGGTGTATGCCGGTACCCGGTTGGATTTGTATGTCATGGATGGCGGCTGTTGCCCGCGTGATCACTATGGGGCTGATGCCCCGGCGTATCCGGGGCTGGACCTGCCCGGGAGCCTGTTGCTCGATACCCTGCTGCTGCCATTGTCGTTGCTGACCGCAGCAGGGGTGGGCTTCCAGGCTACCGGCGGCCTCTAG
- a CDS encoding oxidoreductase, producing MYLTPQHVLLAGATGLTGEHLLDRLLNEPTITRVLAPTRRPLAEHPHLENPVGDPAMFLPQLAGRVDIAFCCLGTTLKQAGSESAFRAVDLDMVVAFSKRAREMGARHLLVVSALGADPKSSIFYNRVKGEMEEALKAQDWPQLTIVRPSLLLGERIKPRLGEQLISPFSRLIPGKYRGIEACTLARALWRLALEEEDGVRIVESDELRRLGK from the coding sequence ATGTATTTGACGCCTCAGCATGTCCTGCTTGCCGGTGCCACGGGTCTGACAGGTGAGCACCTGCTCGACCGCCTGCTCAACGAGCCCACCATCACCCGCGTACTGGCACCAACCCGCCGGCCACTGGCTGAGCACCCGCACCTGGAAAACCCGGTAGGCGACCCGGCGATGTTTCTTCCGCAGCTGGCCGGGCGCGTCGATATCGCTTTCTGCTGCCTGGGCACCACGTTGAAGCAGGCCGGCTCGGAATCGGCCTTCCGTGCGGTGGACCTGGACATGGTGGTGGCCTTCAGCAAGCGTGCCCGGGAAATGGGCGCGCGGCATCTGCTGGTGGTCAGTGCGCTGGGTGCCGACCCGAAATCGTCGATTTTCTACAACCGGGTCAAAGGCGAGATGGAAGAGGCGCTCAAGGCCCAGGACTGGCCGCAGCTGACCATCGTGCGGCCATCATTGCTGCTGGGCGAGCGGATCAAGCCGCGGCTGGGCGAGCAGCTGATTTCGCCGTTCTCCAGACTGATACCCGGGAAGTACCGGGGGATCGAGGCCTGCACCCTGGCGCGGGCGTTGTGGCGCCTGGCCCTGGAAGAAGAGGACGGGGTGCGGATTGTGGAGTCAGATGAATTGCGCAGGCTGGGCAAATAA
- a CDS encoding C13 family peptidase, whose product MRLLLPLSLVLLLAACGDGESLLPPDARLPDGGRYRGQVVDGLLQGEGRIDYPNGSWYAGGFKDGQWHGQGEWHGQNGEVYRGQFAAGLFQGLGELTTPGSHYSGTFRQGRRDGEGTLKQADQTYRGQFKDDLYDGAGELELADGSRYQGLFAKGKPNGAGVRSDASGNQFSGRFVNGLLQGAGTYDSVDGEQYIGEFKDNRLEGRGRYENADGDVWIGQFKDGVLVGEGELLGSDGSHYKGTFSEWRLSGQGSLQLADGSKYIGGFLDDAYHGQGRLILPSGKVLSGTWANGVRVRDQNGKLLPDPLDLALLNQGRLLEQALARVPPSAPPVQLYSLVVAGDGQQSVFLREADYVSNMLKVRFGASGQVTLVNHRDQMASRPMATRENLTRAARTLAERSGPEDLVFIYLTSHGSQDHQLVLDQPRLQLADLSADELASALAPLKNRDKVIVISACYSGGYIAPLKDERTLIMTAARADRVSFGCSEEADFTYFGDALFAEALNQTDDLKQAFELARSSVAEREQREGFEASEPQLWAPPAVLARWQQLRRQQAEEALRNAAQANVGEQAETPASH is encoded by the coding sequence ATGCGTCTACTGCTCCCTCTCTCCCTGGTCCTGCTACTCGCCGCCTGTGGCGATGGCGAATCGCTGCTACCACCCGACGCGCGCTTGCCTGACGGCGGACGCTACCGTGGGCAGGTAGTCGATGGCCTGCTGCAAGGCGAGGGCCGTATCGACTACCCCAACGGCAGCTGGTACGCCGGCGGCTTCAAGGACGGCCAATGGCATGGCCAGGGCGAATGGCACGGCCAGAATGGCGAGGTCTACCGTGGCCAGTTCGCCGCCGGGCTGTTCCAGGGGCTGGGCGAGCTGACTACCCCGGGCAGCCACTATTCCGGCACCTTCCGCCAGGGCCGACGCGACGGCGAAGGCACGCTTAAGCAGGCCGACCAGACCTACCGCGGCCAGTTCAAGGACGACCTGTACGACGGCGCCGGCGAACTCGAACTGGCCGACGGCAGCCGCTACCAGGGCCTGTTCGCCAAAGGCAAGCCCAATGGCGCCGGCGTGCGCAGCGATGCCAGTGGCAACCAGTTCAGCGGCCGCTTCGTCAACGGCCTGCTGCAAGGCGCCGGCACCTACGACAGCGTCGACGGCGAGCAATACATCGGCGAATTCAAGGACAACCGCCTGGAAGGCCGTGGCCGCTACGAAAATGCCGATGGCGATGTGTGGATCGGCCAGTTCAAGGATGGCGTACTGGTCGGCGAAGGCGAACTGCTGGGCAGCGATGGCAGCCACTACAAGGGCACTTTCAGCGAGTGGCGCCTGTCAGGCCAGGGCAGCCTGCAGCTGGCCGATGGCAGCAAGTACATCGGCGGCTTCCTTGACGATGCCTACCATGGTCAGGGCCGGCTGATCCTGCCCAGCGGCAAGGTGCTGAGCGGCACCTGGGCCAACGGGGTGCGTGTGCGCGACCAGAACGGCAAGCTGCTGCCCGACCCGCTGGACCTGGCCTTGCTCAACCAGGGTCGGCTGCTGGAGCAGGCACTGGCCCGGGTGCCACCCTCGGCGCCGCCTGTCCAGCTGTACAGCCTGGTGGTAGCCGGCGATGGCCAGCAGAGCGTGTTCCTGCGCGAAGCCGACTACGTCAGCAACATGCTCAAGGTACGTTTCGGGGCCTCGGGCCAGGTCACCCTGGTCAACCACCGCGACCAGATGGCCAGCCGCCCCATGGCCACCCGCGAGAACCTCACCCGTGCCGCCCGCACCCTGGCCGAGCGCAGCGGCCCAGAGGACCTGGTGTTCATCTACCTCACCAGCCACGGCAGCCAGGACCACCAACTGGTGCTCGACCAGCCACGCCTGCAACTGGCCGACCTGTCCGCCGACGAGCTGGCCAGCGCCCTGGCACCGCTGAAGAACCGCGACAAAGTGATTGTCATATCCGCCTGCTATTCAGGGGGCTACATCGCCCCGCTCAAGGATGAGCGCACGCTCATCATGACGGCCGCGCGGGCCGACCGGGTGTCCTTCGGCTGCTCGGAAGAAGCGGATTTCACCTACTTTGGCGACGCGTTGTTCGCCGAGGCGCTGAACCAGACCGACGACCTGAAACAGGCGTTTGAACTGGCCCGCAGCAGTGTTGCCGAAAGAGAACAAAGGGAAGGTTTCGAGGCCTCCGAACCGCAGCTGTGGGCACCGCCGGCGGTGCTTGCGCGCTGGCAGCAGCTGCGTCGGCAACAGGCCGAAGAAGCATTGCGTAACGCCGCACAGGCCAACGTGGGGGAACAGGCAGAAACGCCTGCCAGCCACTAA
- a CDS encoding 2,3-butanediol dehydrogenase produces the protein MRAAVWHGRNDIRVEQVPLPADPAPGWVQIKVDWCGICGSDLHEYVAGPVFIPVEAPHPLTGIQGQCILGHEFCGRIAKLGEGVQGFAVGDPVAADACQHCGTCYYCTHGLYNICERLAFTGLMNNGAFAELVNVPANLLYRLPQGFPAEAGALIEPLAVGMHAVKKAGSLLGQTVVVVGAGTIGLCTIMCARAAGAAQVIALEMSSARKAKAKEVGASVVLDPSQCDALAEIRALTAGLGADVSFECIGNKHTAKLAIDTIRKAGKCVMVGIFEEPSEFNFFELVSTEKQVLGALAYNGEFADVIAFIADGRLDIRPLVTGRIGLEQIVELGFEELVNNKEENVKIIVSPGLR, from the coding sequence ATGCGCGCGGCCGTCTGGCATGGCCGCAATGATATCCGCGTCGAACAGGTACCCCTGCCGGCCGACCCGGCACCCGGTTGGGTGCAGATCAAGGTGGACTGGTGCGGCATCTGCGGCTCCGACCTGCATGAGTACGTCGCCGGCCCGGTGTTCATCCCGGTCGAGGCACCGCACCCACTCACCGGCATCCAGGGCCAGTGCATCCTCGGCCACGAGTTCTGCGGCCGGATCGCCAAGCTGGGCGAAGGCGTGCAAGGCTTCGCCGTCGGTGACCCAGTGGCCGCGGACGCCTGCCAGCATTGCGGTACCTGCTACTACTGCACCCATGGCCTGTACAACATCTGCGAACGCCTGGCCTTCACCGGCCTGATGAACAACGGCGCCTTCGCCGAGCTGGTCAACGTCCCGGCCAACTTGCTGTACCGGCTACCGCAGGGTTTCCCGGCCGAAGCCGGGGCGCTGATCGAGCCGCTGGCGGTGGGCATGCATGCGGTGAAAAAGGCCGGCAGCCTGCTGGGCCAGACTGTAGTGGTGGTCGGCGCCGGGACCATCGGCCTGTGCACCATCATGTGCGCCAGGGCGGCCGGTGCAGCGCAGGTGATCGCCCTGGAAATGTCATCGGCGCGCAAGGCCAAGGCCAAGGAAGTCGGTGCCAGCGTGGTGCTCGACCCCAGCCAGTGCGACGCCCTGGCGGAGATCCGCGCACTGACCGCCGGGCTGGGTGCGGATGTGAGTTTCGAGTGCATCGGCAACAAGCACACCGCCAAGCTGGCCATCGACACCATCCGCAAGGCCGGCAAATGCGTGATGGTGGGCATCTTCGAAGAGCCCAGCGAGTTCAACTTCTTCGAGCTGGTGTCCACCGAGAAGCAGGTGCTGGGGGCGCTGGCCTACAACGGCGAATTCGCTGATGTGATTGCCTTCATCGCCGACGGCAGGCTGGACATCCGCCCGCTGGTCACCGGGCGGATCGGGCTGGAACAGATCGTCGAGCTGGGCTTCGAGGAGTTGGTGAACAACAAGGAGGAGAACGTGAAGATCATCGTTTCGCCGGGCCTGCGCTGA
- a CDS encoding acetoin dehydrogenase dihydrolipoyllysine-residue acetyltransferase subunit, which translates to MSQIHTLTMPKWGLSMTEGRVDAWLKQEGDAINKGDEVLDVETDKISSSVEAPFSGVLRRQVARPDETLPVGALLAVVVEGEAEEAEIDAVVQRFQAEFVADGGAEQAQGPAPQKAEVAGRQLRWFELGEGGTPLVLVHGFGGDLNNWLFNHPALAAERRVIALDLPGHGESAKALQRGDLDELSETVLALLDHLGIAKAHLAGHSMGGAVSLNVARLAPQRVASLSLVASAGLGETINGQYLQGFVTAANRNALKPQMVQLFADPALVTRQMLEDMLKFKRLEGVDQALQQLAVALADGDRQRHDLRGVLGQHPALVVWGGKDAIIPASHAEGLEAEVLVLPEAGHMVQMEAAEQVNQQLLAFLRKH; encoded by the coding sequence ATGAGCCAGATCCATACCCTGACCATGCCCAAGTGGGGCCTGTCGATGACCGAAGGCCGGGTGGACGCCTGGCTCAAGCAGGAAGGTGACGCGATCAACAAGGGTGACGAGGTGCTGGACGTCGAGACCGACAAGATCAGCAGCAGCGTCGAGGCCCCGTTCAGCGGCGTGCTGCGCCGCCAGGTGGCCAGGCCCGATGAAACCCTGCCGGTCGGCGCACTGCTGGCGGTGGTGGTGGAAGGCGAAGCCGAGGAAGCCGAGATCGATGCGGTGGTGCAACGCTTCCAGGCCGAGTTCGTCGCCGACGGTGGCGCCGAGCAGGCCCAGGGCCCGGCACCGCAGAAGGCTGAAGTGGCTGGCCGGCAACTGCGCTGGTTCGAGCTGGGTGAAGGCGGCACACCGCTGGTGCTGGTGCACGGCTTTGGCGGCGACCTCAACAACTGGCTGTTCAACCACCCGGCGCTGGCTGCCGAGCGCCGGGTAATCGCCCTCGACCTGCCGGGGCATGGCGAGTCGGCCAAGGCGCTGCAACGCGGCGACCTGGATGAGCTGAGCGAAACCGTGCTGGCCCTGCTCGACCACCTGGGCATCGCCAAGGCCCATCTGGCCGGCCACTCCATGGGTGGCGCGGTCAGCCTGAACGTGGCGCGCCTGGCACCGCAGCGGGTCGCCAGCCTGAGCCTGGTGGCCAGTGCCGGCCTGGGCGAAACGATCAATGGCCAGTACCTGCAAGGCTTCGTCACCGCCGCCAACCGCAATGCCCTCAAGCCGCAGATGGTGCAGCTGTTCGCCGACCCGGCGCTGGTCACCCGCCAGATGCTCGAAGACATGCTCAAGTTCAAGCGCCTGGAAGGGGTGGACCAGGCCCTGCAGCAGCTGGCGGTGGCGCTCGCTGACGGTGACCGGCAGCGCCACGACCTGCGCGGGGTACTGGGGCAACATCCGGCCCTGGTGGTGTGGGGCGGCAAGGACGCGATCATCCCGGCCAGCCATGCCGAAGGGCTGGAAGCAGAAGTGCTGGTGCTGCCGGAAGCCGGCCACATGGTGCAGATGGAGGCGGCCGAACAGGTCAACCAGCAACTGCTCGCGTTCCTGCGCAAGCACTGA
- a CDS encoding alpha-ketoacid dehydrogenase subunit beta, which translates to MARKISYQQAINEALAQEMRRDDTVFIIGEDVAGGAGAPGEDDAWGGVLGVTKGLYHQFPGRVLDAPLSEIGYVGAAVGAATQGLRPVCELMFVDFAGCCLDQILNQAAKFRYMFGGKAVTPLVMRTMYGAGLRAAAQHSQMLTSLWTHIPGLKVVCPSSPYDAKGLLIQAIRDNDPVIFCEHKLLYGMQGEVPEEVYTVPFGEANFLRDGDDVTLVTYGRMVHVALEAANNLARQGIDCEVLDLRTTSPLDEDSILESVEKTGRLVVIDEANPRCSMATDISALVAQKAFAALKGPIEMVTAPHTPVPFSDALEDLYIPDAAKIEAAVRKVIEAARSAA; encoded by the coding sequence ATGGCAAGAAAGATCAGCTACCAGCAGGCCATCAACGAAGCCCTGGCCCAGGAAATGCGCCGCGACGACACCGTGTTCATCATTGGCGAAGACGTGGCCGGCGGTGCCGGCGCGCCGGGCGAGGACGACGCCTGGGGTGGCGTGCTGGGCGTGACCAAGGGCCTGTATCACCAGTTCCCAGGGCGCGTGCTCGACGCCCCGCTGTCGGAAATCGGCTACGTCGGTGCCGCCGTCGGTGCTGCCACCCAGGGCCTGCGCCCGGTGTGCGAACTGATGTTCGTCGACTTCGCCGGCTGCTGCCTGGACCAGATCCTCAACCAGGCTGCCAAGTTCCGCTACATGTTCGGCGGCAAGGCGGTCACCCCGTTGGTGATGCGCACCATGTACGGTGCCGGCCTGCGCGCGGCGGCCCAGCACTCGCAGATGCTCACCTCGCTGTGGACCCACATCCCCGGCCTGAAGGTGGTGTGCCCATCCTCGCCATACGATGCCAAGGGTCTGCTGATCCAGGCGATCCGCGACAACGACCCGGTGATCTTCTGCGAGCACAAGCTGCTCTATGGCATGCAAGGCGAGGTGCCGGAAGAGGTGTATACCGTGCCGTTCGGTGAAGCCAACTTCCTGCGCGATGGCGACGACGTGACCCTGGTCACCTATGGCCGCATGGTGCACGTGGCGCTGGAAGCCGCCAACAACCTGGCCCGCCAGGGCATCGACTGCGAGGTGCTGGACCTGCGCACCACCAGCCCGCTGGACGAAGACAGCATTCTGGAGAGCGTGGAAAAGACCGGCCGCCTGGTGGTGATCGACGAAGCCAACCCGCGCTGTTCCATGGCAACCGACATCAGCGCCCTGGTAGCGCAGAAGGCCTTCGCCGCGCTCAAGGGGCCGATCGAAATGGTCACCGCGCCGCACACCCCCGTGCCGTTCTCCGACGCCCTCGAAGACCTGTACATCCCTGACGCGGCGAAGATCGAGGCCGCCGTGCGCAAAGTGATCGAAGCTGCAAGGAGCGCCGCATGA
- a CDS encoding thiamine pyrophosphate-dependent dehydrogenase E1 component subunit alpha, which yields MSNQLSTEQLLHAYEVMRTIRAFEERLHVEFATGEIPGFVHLYAGEEASAAGVMAHLRDSDCIASTHRGHGHCIAKGVDVYGMMAEIYGKKTGVCGGKGGSMHIADLEKGMLGANGIVGAGAPLVAGAALAAKIKGRDDVSVAFFGDGASNEGAVFEAMNMASIMNLPCIFVAENNGYAEATASNWSVACDHIADRAAGFGMPGVTIDGFDFFAVYEAAGAAVERARSGQGPSLIEVKLSRYYGHFEGDAQTYRAPDEVKNLRETRDCLMQFRNKTTRAGLLTAAQLDAIDARVEDLIEDAVRRAKSDPKPQPADLLSDVYVAYP from the coding sequence ATGTCCAATCAACTCAGTACCGAACAACTGCTGCATGCCTATGAAGTGATGCGCACCATCCGTGCCTTCGAAGAACGCCTGCACGTCGAGTTCGCCACCGGCGAAATCCCTGGCTTCGTGCACCTGTATGCCGGCGAAGAGGCTTCCGCCGCCGGGGTCATGGCCCACCTGCGCGACAGCGATTGCATCGCCTCGACCCACCGCGGCCACGGCCACTGCATCGCCAAGGGCGTGGACGTGTACGGCATGATGGCCGAGATCTACGGCAAGAAGACCGGCGTCTGCGGCGGCAAGGGCGGCTCGATGCACATCGCCGACCTGGAAAAAGGCATGCTCGGTGCCAACGGCATCGTCGGTGCCGGCGCACCGCTGGTGGCCGGGGCGGCGCTGGCGGCCAAGATCAAGGGCCGCGACGATGTCTCGGTGGCCTTCTTCGGCGATGGCGCTTCCAACGAAGGTGCAGTGTTCGAGGCCATGAACATGGCGTCGATCATGAACCTGCCATGCATCTTCGTGGCCGAGAACAACGGCTACGCCGAAGCCACCGCCTCCAACTGGTCGGTGGCCTGTGACCATATTGCCGACCGCGCCGCCGGCTTCGGCATGCCCGGTGTCACCATCGACGGTTTTGACTTCTTCGCCGTGTACGAGGCCGCCGGTGCTGCCGTCGAGCGCGCCCGTTCCGGGCAAGGCCCGTCGTTGATCGAGGTCAAGCTCAGCCGTTACTACGGCCACTTCGAGGGCGATGCGCAGACCTATCGCGCCCCCGATGAAGTGAAGAACCTGCGCGAAACCCGCGACTGCCTCATGCAGTTCCGCAACAAGACCACCCGTGCCGGCCTGCTCACGGCCGCGCAACTGGACGCCATCGACGCCCGCGTCGAGGACCTGATCGAAGACGCCGTGCGCCGCGCCAAGTCCGATCCCAAGCCACAGCCCGCCGACCTGCTCAGCGACGTCTACGTCGCCTACCCCTGA
- a CDS encoding NAD(+)/NADH kinase encodes MPLPAPTVGIIANPASGRDLRRLTANAGLYSSTDKASAIQRLLAAFGATGIGQVLLPSDMTGIAAAVLKASQGPVALDQHWPTLEILDLPLTQTVADTRLATRRMVERGVAMIAVLGGDGTHKAVAAEAGDVPLLTLSTGTNNAFPELREATSAGLAGGLLASGRVPATIGLRRNKRLLVKVPEQRLAEWALVEVAVSPQRFIGARALSRSEDLSEVFACFAEPHAIGLSALCGLWCPVSRQDPHGAWVRLNPGADQALLAPLAPGLLQGCGITASGTLTPGVAHRLSLASGTLALDGEREIEFAEHDSPTITLDHQGPLSVDVEAVLAHAARHHLLAVPRGHRLHPANPC; translated from the coding sequence ATGCCGCTACCCGCCCCGACTGTCGGGATCATTGCCAACCCTGCCTCTGGCCGCGACCTGCGCCGCCTGACTGCCAATGCCGGGCTCTATTCGAGCACCGACAAGGCCTCGGCGATCCAGCGCCTGCTTGCCGCCTTCGGTGCCACCGGTATCGGCCAGGTGCTGCTGCCCAGCGACATGACCGGCATCGCCGCTGCCGTGCTCAAGGCCAGCCAGGGCCCGGTCGCCCTTGACCAGCACTGGCCCACCCTCGAGATCCTCGATCTGCCGCTGACCCAGACCGTTGCCGATACCCGCCTGGCCACCCGACGCATGGTCGAACGCGGCGTAGCGATGATCGCCGTGCTCGGCGGCGATGGCACGCACAAGGCGGTCGCCGCCGAAGCCGGCGACGTGCCGCTGCTGACCCTGTCCACCGGCACCAACAATGCCTTCCCCGAGCTGCGCGAAGCCACCAGTGCCGGCCTTGCCGGCGGCCTGCTCGCCAGCGGCCGGGTGCCCGCCACCATCGGCCTGCGCCGCAACAAGCGCCTGCTGGTGAAAGTACCCGAACAACGGCTTGCCGAATGGGCTTTGGTGGAGGTGGCGGTGTCGCCCCAGCGTTTCATCGGCGCGCGCGCGCTCAGCCGCAGCGAAGACCTGAGCGAAGTGTTCGCCTGTTTCGCCGAGCCGCATGCCATCGGCCTCTCGGCGCTGTGTGGCCTGTGGTGCCCGGTTTCCCGCCAGGATCCGCACGGCGCCTGGGTCCGCCTGAACCCCGGTGCCGACCAGGCCCTGCTGGCACCGTTGGCGCCGGGCCTGCTGCAAGGCTGTGGCATCACCGCCAGCGGCACCCTGACGCCCGGTGTCGCCCACCGCCTGAGCCTGGCCAGCGGCACCCTGGCCCTGGACGGCGAGCGCGAGATCGAATTCGCCGAGCACGACAGCCCCACCATCACCCTCGACCACCAAGGCCCATTGAGCGTGGACGTCGAGGCGGTACTGGCGCACGCCGCCCGCCATCACCTGCTGGCGGTGCCCCGTGGCCACCGGCTGCACCCTGCAAACCCGTGTTGA
- a CDS encoding sigma-54-dependent Fis family transcriptional regulator codes for MLAANSRAHVDCVSRVLKNADRLPQAPVPPLIVDSWRRSMELYRLDPASQQGPRILSQSLLNECRERAELFLRIASDAVARLHERVRGADYCVLLTDAQGRTIDYRVESAIRNDCRKAGLYLGTCWSEGEEGTCGVAAVLTSKAPVTVHKRDHFRAAFIGLTCTAAPVFDPLGELLGVVDVSALQSPDDRRSQHLIRQLVEQTAREIENAFFMHSAQGHWVMRAHGTPGYVESQPDYLLAWDADGRLQAINSLARERLVERLGRLPEHIGELFDIDQLRRVNGASAQRLPGLGGLYGRVSAPQQRQRPQPLRQAQDARIEQHLRLATRVKDCNLAVLVQGETGAGKEVFARQLHQQSLRRDGPFVTLNCAAIPESLIESELFGYVAGAFTGASSKGMQGLLQQADGGTLFLDEIGDMPLNLQTRLLRVLAEGEVAPLGAARRERVDIQVVCATHRDLAGMVADGRFREDLYFRLANARFELPPLREREDRLGLIHQLLAEEAAACGVEVVLADDALQALLLYRWPGNLRQLRQVLRYACAVSEGGQVQLQDLPQEVRGDAVACADSVVSCPARQLLLDALIRHRWKPADAARALGISRATLYRRVHEHHIEMPRMKG; via the coding sequence ATGCTTGCCGCGAACTCCCGAGCCCATGTCGATTGCGTCAGCAGGGTGCTGAAGAATGCCGATCGCCTGCCGCAGGCGCCGGTGCCACCGCTGATTGTCGATTCATGGCGCCGTTCCATGGAGCTGTACCGTCTCGACCCCGCTTCACAGCAGGGGCCGCGTATTCTTTCCCAGAGCCTGCTCAACGAATGCCGCGAACGGGCCGAGCTGTTCCTGCGCATCGCCAGTGATGCCGTTGCGCGCCTGCATGAGCGGGTGCGCGGGGCCGATTATTGCGTACTGCTCACCGATGCCCAGGGGCGCACCATCGACTACCGGGTCGAGTCGGCCATCCGTAACGACTGCCGCAAGGCCGGGTTGTACCTGGGCACTTGCTGGTCCGAGGGTGAGGAGGGCACCTGCGGGGTGGCGGCGGTGCTCACCAGCAAGGCGCCGGTCACGGTGCACAAGCGTGACCATTTCCGCGCTGCGTTCATCGGCCTCACCTGCACCGCGGCGCCGGTGTTCGACCCGCTGGGCGAGCTGCTGGGCGTGGTGGATGTGTCGGCCTTGCAGTCACCGGACGACCGCCGCAGCCAGCACCTGATCCGCCAGTTGGTCGAGCAGACCGCGCGCGAGATCGAAAACGCCTTCTTCATGCACAGTGCACAGGGCCATTGGGTGATGCGCGCCCATGGCACGCCGGGCTATGTGGAAAGCCAGCCCGACTACCTGCTGGCCTGGGATGCCGACGGCCGCCTGCAGGCCATCAACAGCCTGGCGCGGGAGCGCCTGGTGGAGCGCCTGGGGCGGTTGCCCGAGCACATTGGCGAGTTGTTCGACATCGACCAGTTGCGCCGGGTGAATGGCGCATCTGCCCAGCGCCTGCCAGGGCTGGGCGGGCTGTATGGCCGGGTCAGCGCGCCACAGCAGCGCCAGCGCCCGCAGCCCTTGCGCCAGGCCCAGGACGCCCGCATCGAGCAGCACCTGCGGCTGGCCACGCGGGTCAAGGACTGCAACCTGGCGGTGCTGGTGCAGGGCGAGACCGGGGCCGGCAAAGAGGTGTTCGCTCGCCAGTTGCACCAGCAGAGCCTGCGCCGTGACGGCCCGTTCGTCACCCTCAACTGCGCGGCCATACCGGAAAGCCTGATCGAGAGCGAACTGTTCGGTTATGTCGCCGGGGCGTTCACCGGGGCTTCCAGCAAAGGCATGCAAGGGCTGTTGCAGCAGGCCGATGGCGGCACGCTGTTCCTCGACGAAATCGGTGACATGCCGCTTAACCTGCAAACCCGGCTGTTGCGGGTGCTGGCTGAGGGCGAAGTGGCACCGCTGGGCGCGGCGCGGCGGGAGCGGGTGGATATACAGGTGGTTTGCGCGACCCACCGCGATTTGGCAGGGATGGTGGCGGATGGGCGTTTTCGCGAGGACCTGTACTTCCGCCTGGCCAACGCCCGCTTCGAGTTGCCACCGTTGCGTGAGCGCGAGGACCGGCTGGGGTTGATCCACCAGCTGCTGGCCGAGGAAGCCGCGGCCTGCGGGGTCGAGGTGGTACTGGCGGATGATGCGCTGCAGGCGCTGTTGCTGTACCGCTGGCCGGGTAACCTGCGCCAGCTGCGGCAGGTGCTGCGTTATGCCTGTGCAGTGAGCGAAGGTGGGCAGGTGCAACTGCAGGATCTGCCGCAGGAAGTGCGGGGCGATGCGGTCGCTTGCGCTGACAGTGTGGTGTCCTGCCCGGCCCGGCAGCTGTTGCTGGATGCGCTGATCCGCCATCGCTGGAAGCCGGCCGATGCGGCGCGGGCTTTGGGAATTTCGCGAGCGACCTTGTACCGGCGGGTGCATGAGCATCATATCGAGATGCCGCGGATGAAGGGGTAG